Proteins from a genomic interval of Rosa chinensis cultivar Old Blush chromosome 2, RchiOBHm-V2, whole genome shotgun sequence:
- the LOC112185121 gene encoding LOW QUALITY PROTEIN: cytosolic sulfotransferase 15 (The sequence of the model RefSeq protein was modified relative to this genomic sequence to represent the inferred CDS: substituted 1 base at 1 genomic stop codon) encodes MTENQPAGDGETDLSNECKELLSLPKEGGWISLHQHQYQGFWCPTEIFQGIIAFQKHFQARDSDIVVACVPKSGTTWLKALIFAIVNQQRFKIKIHPLLTSNSHNLVPFLEVDLYINNLVPDFSSKFPEPRLFATHIPFLLWVQLNXVSNCKIVYVCRNPFDSFAFDMYCQGVDVYGPFWDHMLGYWKESLKRPNNVLFLKYEDMKKDGVYHLKTLAKFLDCPFIEEDERNGVIEDIAKLCSFQTMKKLEINKTGTFVLNMESKNLFRKAEVGDWVNYLTPMMEQRMSKVIEEKLGSSGLTFKGTPELADHVQQN; translated from the exons ATGACTGAAAATCAGCCGGCTGGTGATGGAGAAACAGACCTCAGTAATGAGTGTAAGGAACTCCTTTCTCTCCCCAAAGAAGGAGGCTGGATATCCCTTCACCAACATCAATACCAAGGCTTTTGGTGCCCAACAGAAATATTCCAAGGCATAATCGCTTTCCAAAAGCACTTCCAAGCTAGGGACTCCGATATAGTTGTGGCCTGCGTACCCAAATCCGGCACCACATGGTTGAAAGCCTTGATTTTTGCTATTGTGAATCAACAACGTTTCAAAATAAAGATCCATCCCTTGCTCACTTCCAACTCTCATAATCTTGTCCCCTTCTTAGAGGTGGATCTCTATATAAACAACCTAGTTCCTGATTTCTCATCCAAGTTTCCTGAGCCAAGACTCTTTGCGACCCATATTCCTTTCCTTCTTTGGGTACAATTAAATTAAGTGTCCAATTGTAAGATCGTTTATGTTTGCAGAAACCCATTCGACTCATTT GCCTTTGATATGTATTGCCAAGGCGTGGATGTGTATGGTCCATTTTGGGATCACATGTTGGGGTACTGGAAAGAGAGCTTGAAGAGACCTAACAATGTGTTATTCTTGAAGTACGAGGACATGAAGAAAGATGGTGTATATCACTTGAAAACATTGGCCAAGTTTTTGGACTGCCCTTTCATTGAGGAGGACGAGAGAAACGGTGTGATTGAAGACATAGCAAAGCTCTGTTCTTTTCAGACCATGAAGAAGTTGGAGATCAACAAAACTGGAACGTTTGTCTTGAACATGGAGAGTAAGAACCTGTTCAGAAAAGCTGAGGTGGGAGATTGGGTTAACTATTTGACCCCTATGATGGAGCAGAGAATGTCCAAAGTCATAGAAGAAAAGTTGGGTAGTTCAGGCTTGACTTTCAAAGGGACTCCCGAGCTAGCAGATCATGTCCAGCAGAACTAG
- the LOC112184425 gene encoding auxin-responsive protein SAUR68, with product MDVMLSPKKLIKMTKKLQKVPVIGRKRTSPPTVIGSNKMNSSTADKGTFVIYTLDNRRFILPLSYLCNHIFQELFKMSEEELGISRIGPIVLPCDSLLMNYIVSLVQLGMSLEVEKAILNSIIRLRSSYFLSTFDRELQTNQQLLLCGF from the coding sequence ATGGACGTGATGCTCAGCCCGAAGAAGCTCATCAAAATGACCAAGAAGTTGCAGAAGGTACCTGTTATTGGGAGGAAGAGAACTTCACCCCCAACAGTCATTGGCAGTAACAAGATGAATAGTAGTACCGCAGATAAGGGCACTTTTGTCATCTACACCCTTGACAATAGACGCTTTATACTTCCTTTATCCTATCTCTGCAACCACATTTTCCAAGAGCTCTTTAAGATGTCTGAAGAAGAGTTAGGAATATCGAGAATCGGTCCTATCGTACTCCCGTGCGATTCACTCCTCATGAATTATATAGTCTCACTTGTTCAGCTTGGAATGAGTTTAGAAGTGGAGAAAGCTATCCTCAATTCTATTATTAGGCTTAGGAGTAGCTACTTCTTGTCTACTTTTGATCGAGAACTACAGACCAACCAACAATTACTCCTTTGTGGTTTTTGA
- the LOC112184424 gene encoding auxin-responsive protein SAUR68, which yields MDMMLSPKKLIKLTRKIPVIRRKKNSYPRAGVSTSFKMDSPKSTDKGAFVIYTLDQRRFVLPLSFLCNYIFQELFKIAEEEFGIPSDGPIVVPCDSLLMNYIVSLVQLGMSSDLEKAILNSIIRSNCSISTFDGQAQTSKQLLLFGY from the coding sequence ATGGATATGATGCTCAGCCCCAAGAAACTCATCAAACTGACTAGGAAGATACCAGTCATCAGAAGGAAAAAGAACTCATACCCAAGAGCAGGAGTAAGTACTAGTTTCAAGATGGATAGCCCTAAGTCTACAGATAAAGGTGCTTTTGTTATCTACACCCTTGACCAAAGGCGTTTTGTTCTTCCCTTATCCTTTCTATGCAACTACATTTTTCAAGAGCTTTTCAAGATTGCCGAAGAAGAGTTTGGAATACCGAGTGACGGGCCTATTGTTGTTCCATGCGATTCACTTCTCATGAATTACATTGTCTCACTTGTCCAACTTGGAATGAGTTCAGATTTGGAGAAAGCTATACTCAACTCCATCATCAGAAGTAACTGCTCCATATCTACTTTTGATGGTCAAGCACAGACGAGCAAACAATTACTCCTCTTTGGTTACTAA